A single genomic interval of Lathyrus oleraceus cultivar Zhongwan6 chromosome 7, CAAS_Psat_ZW6_1.0, whole genome shotgun sequence harbors:
- the LOC127107243 gene encoding beta-glucosidase 12, with protein sequence MRAEEISLIVLFIFVFVQFVYSLNRTNFPKDFLFGTASSSYQYEGASNEGGRRPSIWDTFTHNNPGKIKDQSSGVIAVDSYHRYKEDVSIMKDIGFDAYRFSISWSRILPGGNLRGGINREGIAYYNNLIDELISNGLQPFVTLFHWDLPQALEDEYGGFLSLNIVNDFADYAELCYREFGDRVKYWITVNEPLTYTTQGYGNGLFAPGRCSEWLPLNCSAGNSSTEPYLVTHHQILAHAAAFKVYKDKYQISQKGEIGITLNTPWLLPLSQSKADTDAASRALVFLYDWFMEPLKSGSYPIEMINNTGERLPKFSREQSLMVKGSFDFIGINYYTANYAVNAPCITENQTIFSDACVFFTTMSDGVQIGPKAASDWLYIYPRGIQDLLLYTKEKFNNPVIYITENGVDEINDGTKSLEDNMRIDYITNHLYYVHSAIQNGANVKGYFVWSLLDNFEWGDGYTVRFGIVYVDYKDGLKRYLKNSAEWFKKFLH encoded by the exons ATGAGAGCTGAAGAAATTTCACTCATAGTGTTGTTTATATTTGTgtttgtccaatttgtgtattCTCTTAATCGTACCAATTTTCCTAAAGATTTTTTATTTGGAACTGCCTCATCTTCTTACCAG TATGAAGGTGCATCAAATGAAGGTGGAAGGAGACCAAGTATATGGGACACCTTCACTCACAATAATCCAG GTAAGATTAAAGATCAAAGTAGTGGAGTCATTGCTGTTGATTCTTATCATCGCTACAAG GAAGATGTGAGTATAATGAAGGATATAGGATTTGATGCATACAGATTCTCTATTTCTTGGTCAAGGATTCTACCTG GTGGAAACTTGAGGGGTGGTATCAACAGAGAAGGCATCGCCTATTACAACAATCTTATCGATGAACTCATTTCGAATG GTTTGCAGCCATTTGTAACTTTATTCCACTGGGATCTTCCTCAAGCCCTTGAAGACGAATATGGTGGATTTTTAAGCCTAAATATCGT GAACGATTTTGCAGACTATGCGGAGCTCTGTTATAGGGAATTTGGAGATAGAGTGAAGTACTGGATTACGGTGAACGAGCCACTCACTTACACGACTCAGGGTTACGGAAATGGATTATTCGCACCGGGAAGATGTTCCGAGTGGTTGCCCTTGAACTGCAGTGCAGGGAATTCTAGTACTGAACCCTACTTGGTTACTCACCACCAGATTCTAGCTCATGCAGCTGCTTTCAAAGTCTATAAAGACAAGTATCAG ATTTCTCAAAAGGGAGAAATTGGAATAACATTGAATACTCCATGGCTATTGCCACTTTCACAATCAAAGGCAGACACAGATGCAGCATCTAGGGCCCTTGTTTTTCTGTATGACTG GTTTATGGAGCCACTAAAGTCTGGATCATACCCTATTGAAATGATTAATAACACCGGTGAAAGATTGCCGAAATTTTCAAGGGAACAATCCTTGATGGTCAAAGGATCCTTTGATTTCATAGGAATCAACTATTATACAGCAAACTATGCAGTCAATGCCCCTTGCATAACCGAAAACCAAACTATCTTTTCAGATGCTTGTGTTTTCTTCACAA CAATGAGTGATGGAGTTCAGATTGGTCCAAAG GCTGCTTCAGACTGGTTATACATTTATCCAAGAGGAATTCAAGATCTTTTGCTTTACACAAAGGAAAAATTCAACAATCCAGTCATTTACATAACAGAAAATG GTGTTGATGAAATTAATGATGGCACAAAATCACTTGAGGACAACATGAGAATAGACTATATTACTAACCATCTTTACTATGTCCATAGTGCCATACA GAACGGCGCGAATGTGAAGGGCTATTTTGTATGGTCGTTGTTGGACAATTTTGAATGGGGAGATGGATATACAGTCAGATTTGGAATTGTTTATGTTGATTATAAGGATGGGTTGAAGAGATATCTTAAGAATTCAGCTGAGTGGTTCAAAAAGTTTCTCCATTAG
- the LOC127105281 gene encoding sugar transport protein 10, which yields MAGGSFVPSKNGKQFEGNVTPFVLVTCLVAAMGGLLFGYDLGITGGVTSMEPFLIKFFPSVYKQMKNEIASTNQYCKFDNELLTLFTSSLYLAALVASFFASITTRKLGRKISMFAGGLFFLVGALLNGFAANIEMLIIGRMLLGFGVGYCNQSVPVYLSEMAPAKIRGALNIGFSMMITIGILGANLINYGTSKLEIGWRISLGVGAVPAIMLCIGSFFLGDTPNSMIERGQKEGAKKMLQKIRGIDNVDEEFQDLINASEEAKKVQHPWRNFVQPSYRPQLIFCSFIPFFQQLTGINVIMFYAPVLFKTLGFENDASLISAVISGGVNVVATFISIFTVDKFGRRALFLEGGIQMLICQIAVGSLIAMKLGVSGEGSFTKSEANLLLFFICAYVAAFAWSWGALGWLVPSEICALEVRSAGQATNVVVNMLFTFIIAQVFLSLLCVLKFGLFFFFAGFVLIMTIFIVLLLPETNNVPIEEMNRLWKSHWFWKRFVHDVAPKLDRKDSN from the exons ATGGCCGGTGGAAGTTTTGTTCCCTCAAAAAATGGAAAGCAATTTGAAGGAAATGTCACACCTTTCGTGTTGGTCACATGTTTGGTGGCAGCCATGGGAGGTTTACTTTTTGGTTATGATCTTGGTATTACGGGAGGAGTGACTTCCATGGAACcattcttgatcaaattcttCCCTAGTGTTTACAAgcaaatgaaaaatgaaattgcGTCCACAAACCAATATTGTAAATTTGACAATGAACTTCTGACTCTATTTACATCTTCCTTGTATCTTGCGGCATTAGTCGCTTCTTTCTTTGCTTCCATAACTACAAGGAAGTTAGGACGCAAGATCTCAATGTTTGCAGGTGGCTTATTTTTTCTAGTTGGTGCGCTTCTGAATGGGTTTGCTGCCAACATTGAAATGCTTATCATCGGCCGCATGTTGCTTGGTTTTGGTGTAGGATATTGTAATCAG TCAGTTCCGGTATATTTATCTGAAATGGCTCCAGCGAAGATTAGAGGTGCACTCAACATTGGCTTTTCAATGATGATCACAATTGGTATTCTCGGTGCAAACCTTATCAATTATGGAACATCCAAACTTGAGATTGGATGGAGAATTTCTTTAGGTGTTGGAGCTGTCCCTGCAATCATGTTGTGTATAGGATCTTTTTTTTTAGGTGACACACCAAACTCAATGATTGAAAGGGGTCAAAAAGAAGGAGCTAAAAAAATGTTGCAAAAGATCCGTGGCATTGATAATGTTGATGAGGAGTTTCAAGATCTAATTAATGCAAGTGAGGAAGCCAAAAAAGTGCAGCACCCTTGGAGGAATTTTGTACAACCAAGTTATAGGCCTCAACTCATTTTTTGCTCCTTCATTCCCTTTTTCCAACAACTTACTGGCATCAATGTTATCATGTTTTATGCACCCGTCCTTTTCAAAACTCTGGGTTTTGAAAACGACGCATCCCTCATATCAGCAGTAATTAGCGGAGGTGTCAACGTTGTTGCTACTTTTATTTCCATCTTTACTGTAGACAAGTTTGGAAGAAGGGCTTTGTTTCTTGAAGGTGGTATCCAGATGTTAATATGTCAG ATTGCTGTTGGAAGTTTGATCGCAATGAAGCTTGGAGTTAGTGGTGAAGGTTCATTCACTAAAAGTGAAGCCAAtcttcttttattttttatatgTGCATATGTTGCAGCGTTTGCATGGTCATGGGGTGCTTTGGGATGGTTGGTTCCTAGTGAAATATGCGCTCTTGAAGTTCGGTCTGCAGGTCAAGCTACTAATGTTGTTGTGAACATGTTGTTCACCTTTATCATTGCTCAAGTTTTTCTTAGCTTGCTTTGTGTCTTAAAGTTTGgacttttctttttctttgctgGCTTTGTGCTCATCATGACAATTTTCATTGTCTTGCTTCTTCCCGAGACAAACAATGTTCCTATTGAAGAAATGAATAGATTGTGGAAATCTCATTGGTTCTGGAAACGGTTTGTTCACGATGTTGCCCCCAAACTTGATCGAAAGGATAgtaattga